GCCAAAGTCCGTTCAGCACTCCTGAGCCGGGGCTGGTATCCCAAGAATGAAAACTAGGTAGCGCCAAGTGTCGTTACGAGGGTTCAAAAACGACACTTGGCGCTACCTAGTTGGGAGGCCGGAGGGGTTACTCGAGGCGGCGCTGCTTGGTCTCGGGGGAGAAGAACGCCATCCAGAGCACGGCCAGCAGCACCAGCCCGCCAGCCAAAGCGAAGCTTGTGGCCAGGCCCAGTTCGGGCCAGAAGTAGTTGGCGAAGATCAAGGGTCCGAACCCGGCCCCCAGCCGTGAAAATGTGGAGGCCCAGCCGAAGCCGGTGCCGCGCAGCTCCGTGGGGTAGAGCTCGGAAACGTAGGCGTAGAGCACCGGGATGGCCACCTGCACCACGAACCCGAACACCAGAAGCCAGAACACGGCCGCCGTGGGGATGTCCACCACGATCGCCACGATCACCAGGGTCAGCGCGGACAGCGGGCCGGTGATGGCCAGTATCCACTTGCGGCCGACCCGCTCCACCAGCAGGGCCGCCACAATCACGCCCAAAAGCCCCACCGCCGCCATGGACGCCGTAGTGACAAAAGCCTTGTACTCGGCAAAGCCGGCGCCGATGAGGATCCGCGGCATCCATGTCAGGGACAGGTAGTACACCAGCAGGATGCTGAAGAACAGTGACCAGGCCGCGGCCGTGATCTTCCAGTTGTACTGCCACACGAGCCGCAGCTGATGCCAGGCGCTGCCGGCCGACAACCGGGGCACCTCCTGGGCATCGGGCAGGCTGTAGGCACGGGCCTCTGCCCCGGTCGCGGCCACCAGGTCGTCTATGACTTTGGCTGCTTCCTCCCGCCTGCCCTTGCGGATCAGGAACAGCGGGGACTCCGGCACGCTGCGCCGGACCCAGAACACCAACAGGGCAGGCAGGACCATCACCAGCATGGTCAGCCGCCAGTCGCCGAAAACGGCTACCAGCGCGGCGGAGACGAAGCCCGCCAGGGCTGCGCCCACGGGCCACCAGCCGTCCATTGCCGTCAAGACGCGCCCGCGCTGCTTCCGGGGAGTGAACTCACCCACCAGGGCATAGTCCACGGGGATACAGCCGCCCAGGCCGAAACCGGCCATGAACCGGAATACGCAGAACCAGATGAAGTCGGGCGAGAAAGCGCCCAGGACGGTAAAGAGCGAAAAGATCAGCAGCGTGGCTGTGAAGGCTTTCTTGCGCCCGATGGTGTCCGCGATGGTGCCCCACACGAACGCGCCCAGGGCCATGCCGATCAGGTTCGACGTGCCCACCCACGCCACTTCACCCGGGGTGAGGGCCCAGTGGGTTGAGAGCAACGGGATGAGGATGCCGTTCAGCGTCACGTCCCAGGCATCGAACATGAAGCCGAGGCCGCCGATCAAAAAGATCCTGCCTTGGACTTTCCATCGCCAGGGCAGTTCCTGGACCACCTGTTCCCCGCTCGGCACAGTGGTGTAAGTGTTCATCGCAGCCTCCTGGGAAAACTCTAGCCGGGCGCACCGGCGTTCACACTCAGGCCGACTCGCGGGGCAATCTCCGCTTCGGGATAAACTGGGCCTATCCCCACCAACCGCGGCGTTGTTCCGCGAGATAAGACGGAGACATTTGTGAGCTTCACGCAGCATGAGCGCGTATCCATCGACCGTGTTCCCATCCGCCGGGCACTGATCTCGGTTTACGACAAGACCGGTCTGGAGGAGCTCGCCCAGGGCCTGCACGCAGCGGGGGTCAAGCTTGTATCCACCGGGTCCACCGCCAAGAAGATCGCCGCGGCGGGGATTCCCGTCCAGGAGGTCGAGGAGGTCACCGGTTCTCCGGAGATGCTGGACGGCCGGGTGAAAACGCTGCACCCGCGCGTCCACGGCGGCATCCTGGCTGACCGCCGCGTGGCAGCCCACATGGACACGCTCACCGAGATGGAGATCGAGCCCTTCGACCTGGTGGTGGTGAACCTCTACCCGTTCGTGGAGACCGTGAAGTCCGGCGCGGCCCAGGACGACGTCGTCGAACAGATCGACATCGGAGGCCCCGCCATGGTGCGCTCTGCTGCGAAGAACCATGCCGCCGTCGCTATTGTGGTGGACCCGTCCTTCTATGGCCAGGTGGTCACCGCAGCCGCTGAAGGCGGCTTTGATTTGAAGACACGACGGCGGCTGGCCGCCAAGGCGTTCGCCCACACCGCGTCCTACGACAACGCCGTGGCCACCTGGACCGCGAGCCAGTTCCTGGACGAGGACGGCGACGGCGTCATCGACTGGCCCGCCTACGCCGGTCTTTCGCTGGAGCGCTCCGAGGTGCTGCGCTACGGCGAAAACCCGCACCAGCAGGCTGCCCTGTACGTGGACAAGGCCGCGCCCGTGGGCATCGCCCAGGCCGACCAGCTGCACGGCAAGGCCATGAGCTACAACAACTTCGTTGACGCCGACGCCGCCCTCCGCGCCGCCTACGACTTCAGCGAACCGGCCGTGGCCATCATCAAGCACGCCAACCCGTGCGGCGTGGCCGTCGGTTCCGCAGATGCCCCCGACCCCATCGCCGATGCCCATGCCAAGGCCCACGCCTGTGATCCGGTTTCCGCGTTCGGCGGAGTGATCGCGGCCAACCGCCCGATCACCGCTGGAATGGCCAACACCGTCAAGGACATCTTCACCGAGGTGGTCATCGCCCCCGGCTTCGAACCGGAAGCCGTCGAGACCCTGTCCAGGAAGAAGAACATCCGCCTGCTTACCCTGCCGGAAGGCTACGGCCGCTACCCCACGGAGTTCCGCCAGGTCTCCGGCGGCATGCTGGTACAGGTGAGCGACAAGGTGGATGCCGACGGCGACAACCCCGCCAACTGGACCCTTGCCGCCGGGGAAGCTGCGGACGAGAAGACCCTCGCCGACCTCGCCTTCGCCTGGACTGCCTGCCGCGCCGCCAAGTCCAACGCCATCCTCCTTGCCTCGAACGGCGCCGCCGTCGGCATCGGCATGGGCCAGGTCAACCGCCTGGACTCCTGCCGCCTGGCCGTGGAGCGGGCCAACACGCTCGGCGTGGAGGTCGAGTCCGGCAGCGCCAGTGGGAGCGACGCACCCGGGGGTGCCACTAACGCCAGCGGCAGCGGTGCACCCCAGCGGGCCCGCGGCGCGGTGGCGGCTTCCGACGCATTCTTCCCGTTTGCCGACGGCCTGCAGATCCTGATCGACGCCGGCGTCCGCGCAGTGGTCCAGCCCGGCGGTTCCGTCCGGGACGAGGAAGTCATCGCGGCGGCCAACGCCGCAGGGATCACCATGTACTTCACCGGCGCCCGGCACTTCTTCCACTAAGCCCCACCCCACCCATTGCTCCGTAACTGCCGTTTTCGCATCCGATAGCGGCAGTTGCGGAGCAGTCGATGAGTTAACGACGACGGCGCCCGCCCCGCGAAGGGGACGGGCGCCGTCAGTATTTCCTGGCTGTGTCAGTCAGAAGGCCCGGACTCCGGTTTACCGGTGTCCGCGTCCCCCTGCTCGAGACGCGGACCCTCTCCCGGAAGCCGCAGCTCCCGGGGCTTGGCTTCCGCCATCCGTTCCGCTGTCCAGTACTCGAGGACCGCCTCGTGCGTCTGGTTCAGCTCGGCGTGGCTGACGGAATCGGGGCCGGGAATGTCCTTAGGATGCTGATGCACTGGCGTAGGTCGCCTGGATGACATCTCCCCAGTACGGGCCGTACATGACAGCGGAGCGGTTGTAGCCGTAGCTGTTAACGGAGTTCTGGACGCCGGCTGCATTGGTGCCGAACGGATCCGCGCCGATGAACCAGGGCCCGCCGGAGGAACCGCCGGTCATGTCGCAGCGGATTCCCTGGGTTCCAAACTGGGGGTTGATGGTATCTCGTGTTGCCGTGCCGGTGCAGCTCTTGAGGGTCTCGCCGTTGAAGGGGGCTGCCGCCGGGTAACCGAAGGACTTATAAGTGAGGCCGTATCCTTGGTTGAAGGCAACGCCGGACCCGCCCACTGCGGCAGTGAGCGTCTGGCCGTTCAGGGGCTGCATAACGGCGAAACCCGTGTCATAGGCCATGTCCCCGTCCCGGCTCCACGCGGTGGGGGAGTAGAGGGCCTTGGCAGTCCATCTGCCGTAGGGTGCCGCGCCGTTCTCATACGCAGGAACAAAGATGAAGTTGGTGGCGTCCGCGCCGGGCCCCTCATTCACGCAGTGACCGGCGGTGGCCACGGTGCTGCCGTTCGCGGAAGACACGGCGTTGCCCGAGCAGACGTAGTTTGAGCCGCCCATGGTGAAGAACACCTTGCCGATGTGGCTGACAGGGGCCTCGCTCTGGGCGATGGTGGCTTTGCCCTTGGTGGCCTTAACCGTGGTGTCCTTGCCCTTCTCCACAACGTCGGTGCTTGAGCGGTTGCCCCGTTCCAGGGCTTTGCCGGCCAGGACATCACCGGGGACCGCGCTGCGCATCCGGTCAGCCGTCCAGTAATCTGCCACGCCGGTGGTGTCAAGGATCGCTCTGGTTACGGAGGGATTCTTATTATCCTCGGTTGCAGTCGGTGCAGCGGCGGCCCCGCCGGCGGAGGTAAGTGCCAGAACGGCAGCAGCCGAGATGCTCAGGAGGCCGGAAGCCAGGGACCAGGTGCGTGTCATTGTTGTCCTGTCTGAACGTGGATAGCCCGGAAAGGGCCCAAAGTTACCCTGCGAATTTATCGCTACATGACAGGTTTGTAAATAGTAGTGACGTATCATGTATGGCCGCGGCGGCAGCGGCGGGAACGTACGGCATGAAAGGCGCGACGACGGCCGACCCGCCGGGTGCGTCCCGGCGTCGTGCGTTCTCCATCGCTGTAACCCTGCTCACCGTGAGGGTAACGCAGGGGCTCCGGTAGGGTTGAAATCCGTGCGCTCGGGTAAGTTGTACGTGGTGAAATAGACCGAATTTTTCACAACCAAGCCGACCCACAGGGAGACGCCCGCGCATGTCCAAGATTATCTACACCCACACCGACGAAGCGCCGATGCTGGCTACCTATTCGTTCCTGCCCATCATCGAGGCGTTCGCCTCGACAGCAGGTGTGGAGGTGGAGACCCGCGACATTTCGCTCGCCGGCCGCATCATCGCCGTCTTCGGTGACTACCTGACCCCCGAGCAGCAGATCGGTGACGCCCTTGCTGAACTCGGTGAGCTGGCGAAGACGCCGGAAGCCAACATCATCAAGCTGCCCAACATCAGCGCCTCCATCCCGCAGCTGAAGGCAGCCATTGCCGAGCTGCAGGGCCAGGGCTACGCCCTCCCGGACTACCCGGACAACCCGTCCTCGGACGAGGAAACGGCCATCCGCTCGCGCTACGACAAGATCAAGGGCTCTGCCGTGAACCCGATCCTGCGCGAAGGCAATTCGGACCGCCGGGCACCGCTGTCCGTCAAGAATTACGCCCGCCAGAACCCGCACTCCATGGGCGCCTGGACCCCGGATTCCAAGACCAACGTGGCCACCATGGGCCAGGATGACTTCCGCTCCAACGAGAAGTCGGTTGTCATCGAGTCCGAGGGCACCATCGCCATCCAGCTGGTGCGCGAAGACGGCTCCGTGAAGGTCCTGAAGAAGGCATTCCCGGTCCTGGCCGGCGAGGTCATCGACGGGACCGTGATGCGCGCCGCCGCCCTGGACGAGTTCCTGAAGGCACAGGTTGCGCGCGCCAAGGAAGAGGGCGTGCTGTTCTCCGCGCACCTCAAGGCCACCATGATGAAGGTCTCGGACCCCATCATCTTCGGCCACGTGGTCAAGGCCTACTTCTCCGAGCTCTTTGAGACCTACGGCAAGCAGCTCGCCGCCGCCGGCATCAGCCCGAACAACGGCCTCGCCGCCATCCTGAGCAGCCTCGAGGACCTTCCCGAGGACGTCCGCGACAGCGTGCAGGCCCTCATCAAGAAGGGCCTCGAAGAAGGCCCCGCCTTGGCCATGGTGGACTCGGACAAGGGCATCACCACCCTGAACGTCCCCAGCGACGTCATCGTGGACGCCTCCATGCCCGCCATGATCCGCAGCTCCGGCCACATGTGGGGGCCGGACGGCAAGGAAGCCGACACCCTGGCCGTGCTCCCGGACAGCTCCTACGCCGGCATTTACCAGGTGGTCATCGACGACTGCCGCGCCAACGGCGCCTACGACCCCACCACCATGGGAACCGTCCCCAACGTGGGCCTTATGGCACAGGCCGCCGAGGAATACGGCAGCCACGACAAGACTTTCGAAATCCAGGAAGCCGGAACCGTCCAGATCGTTGACGGTTCCGGGAACGTCCTGATTGAGCACCAGGTTTCCGAAGGCGACATCTGGCGCGCCTGCCAGACCAAGGACCTGCCCATCCGTGACTGGGTCAAGCTGGCCGTCACCCGTGCCCGCGCTTCCCAGACCCCGGCCGTGTTCTGGCTGGACGAGGAACGCGCCCACGACGCCAACCTCATCGCCAAGGTCAACGAGTACCTCAAGGAGCACGACACCGAGGGCCTGGACATCCAGATTATGTCCCCGGTCAAGGCCATCGCCTTCACCCTGGAGCGCATCCGCAAGGGCGAGGACACCATCTCGGTGTCCGGCAACGTCCTGCGCGACTACCTCACGGACCTGTTCCCCATCCTGGAACTGGGCACCAGCGCCAAGATGCTGTCCGTGGTTCCGCTGATGAACGGCGGCGGGCTCTTCGAGACCGGTGCCGGCGGCTCCGCCCCGAAGCACGTCCAGCAGCTGCTCAAGGAAAACCACCTGCGCTGGGACAGCCTCGGTGAGTTCCTGGCACTGGCCGTCAGCTTCGAACACCTTGCCACCACCACGGACAACAAGCGCGCCCAGGTCCTGGCCGACACCCTGGACCGCGCCACAGGCACGTTCCTGCTGGAGAACAAGTCCCCGAGCCGCCGGGCGGGCGAGCTGGACAACCGCGGCAGCCACTACTTCCTGGCCCGCTACTGGGCCGAGGAACTGGCCAAGCAGGCGGACGACGCCGACCTGGCCGCCGCATTCAGCTCCGTCGCCGGAGAGCTTTCCTCCCAGGAACAGACAATCGTGGGCGAGCTGGCCGAGGTCCAGGGCTCGCCGGTGGACATCGGCGGCTACTACCACCCGGACGAGGCCAAGGCTTCGGCCGTGATGCGTCCGTCTGCCACGCTGAACAAGGTCATCGCGACCCTCAGCTAGGTGGCGCGCGCTGCTGCGGCAGCCGGGCATTAAAAGAGGCGGTGTGCCGGTAACCCGGCGCACCGCCTCTTTTGTCGCGTCTTCAGGAACGGGCAGCGGGCGCTTCGGCTGCCAGCGGGCCGCCGTCGTGCTGTTGTGGAGTGCCTTCCTCGTGTTCCCGGGCGCCCTGAAGCGTGACGCCAATGCCGGCCGCCACCACCAGGGCTATGCCCAGGACGGCGCTGAGACCCGGGGCCTGCCCGAGGACCACGAATCCAATCACGACGGCGATGGCCGGTTCCAGGCTCATCAGCGTCCCGAAAGCCGAGGCTTTCAGGCGGCGCAGGGCCAGCAGCTCCAGGCTGAAGGGGATCACCGGCATCAGGAGGGCAAGCCCGGCACCAACGAGCAGCAGCTGCCAGTCCAGGTGCGCGACGACCGCCGGGCCCACGAAGACGGTGGTTGCCACTGCCGCGACGGGCATGGAGACCGCCAATGCCTGGAGGCCGCTCACCGCGTTACCGGCGCGCTGGGTCAGCAGAATGTAGGCGGCCCAACAGGCTGCCGCGCCAAGCGCCAGGAGAATCCCGGCAGGATCGGTGCCGCCATGCCACGGCTCAGTCAACGCTGCCACCCCGGCGGCTGCCGCCAGCGCCCACCATCGCCCCGATCGCCGTCCCCGGATGACCGCGACAGACAGCGGCCCCAGAAACTCCAAGGCGCTTGCCGTGCCCAAGGGGATCCGCATGGCCGCGGCCATAAACATCAAGGTCATGCCCGCCGTGGTCAGGCCGAGCAGGGCGCAGGTGACCAGGCCGGACCGGGTGAACCGGTGCCGCCACGGACGTGTGAAGGCGACCAGGATGACGGCGGCCCAGGCCAGACGCAGCCACGAAACGCCTTCGGGACCCAGCCGGTCCGCGAGCCCCACGGAGGCGGCAAGGCCGAGTTGTACGCAGCACATTGCGCCGCCGGCCATTGCAGTTCCGGAGCGCACACCGTTGAAGTGTTGAGGTGAAAAGGGCATGGGGCCAGTAGACCGCACGCAAAACGTCTGCGTCCACGTGATAATTCTTCACATATCGTCCGCAAATTATGGACAATGGCTGTATGGAGACGCGTCGGCTGGAAGTCCTGCTCGAACTGGCCCGGCAGGGCTCCATGCGGAACGTGGCAGACTCGCTGGGCACGACGACGTCGACCGTCTCCCAGCAGATTGCAGCGCTCGCGCGGGAAGCCGGCACCGCGCTGCTGGAACCTGCAGGCCGGCGCGTGCGCCTCACCCCCGCAGGCCGGCGCCTCGCCGATCACGCGGTGACCATCCTGGCGGCGGTGGATGCGGCGACCGCCGAGCTCGACCCGGGTGCCGAGCCCGCGGGAACAGTCCGGGTTGCCGGCTTCGTCACTGCTGTCCGTAAGATCCTGATGCCCATCGTCGGGGAGCTCGCCGTTACGCACCCCGGCGTCAAACTGGAAGTCCGGGAGCATGAGCCTGCAGAAGCCCTTGCCCTGCTTGCCGCTGATTCCGTGGATCTGGCGTTGACGTACGATTACAACCTTGCCCCGGACAGCGCCGGCGCCGCCTTCGATTCCGTCCACTTGTGGAGCACACCCTGGAGCCTGGGCGTCCCAGAGGCCGCCGCGCCGGTTGCCGGGAGCGCTTTCGAAGTCCTCTCGGCCTTCCGGGACCTGGACTGGATCGGCAACTCACGGAACAAGGCGGACGAGGATGTCCTCCGGCTGCTCGCGTCGATGGGGGACTTTGAGCCGCGGGTGAGGCATCAGGCCGACAGCCTTGAGCTGGTTGAAGACCTCATCCTGGCCGGGATGGGCGTGGGCCTGCTGCCTGCCGACCGGGAACCGCGGGCCGGCGTGGCCCTTGTTCCGTTGAGTGGTCCGGATGTCCGGGTGCGCGCCTACGCCCGTACCCGGCGGGGCAACAGCACCTGGCCCGCCCTCGCCGCCGTCCTGAACCAGATCACCGGGAAAGCCGCGGCGCTGCCGGGCGCCGCGGCCGTCCACGGAAAAGCCTGAACCGGTCCTCGTGGCAGCGCCAAGGATATCCTCGGCGTCAGCCGCTTCCCTTTCCCTTGCCCTCGTTGTCCTTCTTGCCGGTGCTGGCTTCGGGCGCAGGAGCCGGTGCCGGAGTTTCGACGGCGGGCGATGGGGTCTCGGCGGCCTGTGTTTCCGTGGCGATCCGCTCCTCTTCGGCCGCCTTGTCCGCTGCAGCCTTCCCGGCGGCCGCGATGGCGTCATTAAGGTCTGCCCGGACGGCCGTGGCGATTGTGGTGATGTTCCGGCGCCGTTCTTCTGAAATCCGGCCTCCGGCCTGCGCCGCTTCCAGCTCAGCCTCGAGCCCTTCGAGTGCCTTCAGCGCGGCGGCAGGATTGTTCTGCGACGAAGCCTGGGTCACTTCCAGCACGCGGGCCTGCAGCTGCCGTGCGGCGGCACGCTGCAGCCCCGTATCAGCTGCGGCGCAGCCGCTCAGAAGTCCGGCCGCCAGCAGGACCGCGGAAAATCCCAGCACGGACCGGCGTCCGCGTGCGAAAGGAAAGATCACGGCTCCACGCTCTTCTGGAGTTCCTCCAGATGCTCGCCGAGGATCCCGGTCACCGTGGGATAAGGTACGACGTCGGGTGTGGACTGAGTGGACAAAGTCAACATCACTGCCGCTACAGCGGCCACAATCACCACAAGGCCAAGGATGGCGGCCAGCCAGAACCGCTTGGTCCTGGGCTTAATGCCTTTCGCGCGGTCCCGGTTCAGGGCGTCCATTGGGCGGGCCGGCCCGTGGTCCCCGGCACCGGACGCACCGAGCTCTGCGGCCTCCCGAATCTCCTCCATCGATTCCTCGGCGGTAATGGAGGGAGGGCGGAACGGCATGGCGGGCAGTACCCGCGTGGTTTCGGGCGCAATCTCCCCGGGCGTCGACGCGGGCGAAACCAGCGCCTGCCGCAGGGCAGTTTCGATGTCCGCCGCAGCCGGCCGTTCAAGCGGTTCTATGGCGGTCATCGAGCGGATGAGGTCAGCCCATTCTGATGGCAGGTCCTCGGGGATTTCCGGTGCGCGGTGAAGCCGTGCCACAGCAGACTCCACCGCACCGCCCGGATACTCCACGGTGCCCTTGA
The Arthrobacter sp. PGP41 genome window above contains:
- a CDS encoding trypsin-like serine peptidase → MTRTWSLASGLLSISAAAVLALTSAGGAAAAPTATEDNKNPSVTRAILDTTGVADYWTADRMRSAVPGDVLAGKALERGNRSSTDVVEKGKDTTVKATKGKATIAQSEAPVSHIGKVFFTMGGSNYVCSGNAVSSANGSTVATAGHCVNEGPGADATNFIFVPAYENGAAPYGRWTAKALYSPTAWSRDGDMAYDTGFAVMQPLNGQTLTAAVGGSGVAFNQGYGLTYKSFGYPAAAPFNGETLKSCTGTATRDTINPQFGTQGIRCDMTGGSSGGPWFIGADPFGTNAAGVQNSVNSYGYNRSAVMYGPYWGDVIQATYASASAS
- a CDS encoding NADP-dependent isocitrate dehydrogenase codes for the protein MSKIIYTHTDEAPMLATYSFLPIIEAFASTAGVEVETRDISLAGRIIAVFGDYLTPEQQIGDALAELGELAKTPEANIIKLPNISASIPQLKAAIAELQGQGYALPDYPDNPSSDEETAIRSRYDKIKGSAVNPILREGNSDRRAPLSVKNYARQNPHSMGAWTPDSKTNVATMGQDDFRSNEKSVVIESEGTIAIQLVREDGSVKVLKKAFPVLAGEVIDGTVMRAAALDEFLKAQVARAKEEGVLFSAHLKATMMKVSDPIIFGHVVKAYFSELFETYGKQLAAAGISPNNGLAAILSSLEDLPEDVRDSVQALIKKGLEEGPALAMVDSDKGITTLNVPSDVIVDASMPAMIRSSGHMWGPDGKEADTLAVLPDSSYAGIYQVVIDDCRANGAYDPTTMGTVPNVGLMAQAAEEYGSHDKTFEIQEAGTVQIVDGSGNVLIEHQVSEGDIWRACQTKDLPIRDWVKLAVTRARASQTPAVFWLDEERAHDANLIAKVNEYLKEHDTEGLDIQIMSPVKAIAFTLERIRKGEDTISVSGNVLRDYLTDLFPILELGTSAKMLSVVPLMNGGGLFETGAGGSAPKHVQQLLKENHLRWDSLGEFLALAVSFEHLATTTDNKRAQVLADTLDRATGTFLLENKSPSRRAGELDNRGSHYFLARYWAEELAKQADDADLAAAFSSVAGELSSQEQTIVGELAEVQGSPVDIGGYYHPDEAKASAVMRPSATLNKVIATLS
- a CDS encoding FIMAH domain-containing protein, with the protein product MIFPFARGRRSVLGFSAVLLAAGLLSGCAAADTGLQRAAARQLQARVLEVTQASSQNNPAAALKALEGLEAELEAAQAGGRISEERRRNITTIATAVRADLNDAIAAAGKAAADKAAEEERIATETQAAETPSPAVETPAPAPAPEASTGKKDNEGKGKGSG
- a CDS encoding LysR family transcriptional regulator — protein: METRRLEVLLELARQGSMRNVADSLGTTTSTVSQQIAALAREAGTALLEPAGRRVRLTPAGRRLADHAVTILAAVDAATAELDPGAEPAGTVRVAGFVTAVRKILMPIVGELAVTHPGVKLEVREHEPAEALALLAADSVDLALTYDYNLAPDSAGAAFDSVHLWSTPWSLGVPEAAAPVAGSAFEVLSAFRDLDWIGNSRNKADEDVLRLLASMGDFEPRVRHQADSLELVEDLILAGMGVGLLPADREPRAGVALVPLSGPDVRVRAYARTRRGNSTWPALAAVLNQITGKAAALPGAAAVHGKA
- a CDS encoding EamA family transporter, coding for MPFSPQHFNGVRSGTAMAGGAMCCVQLGLAASVGLADRLGPEGVSWLRLAWAAVILVAFTRPWRHRFTRSGLVTCALLGLTTAGMTLMFMAAAMRIPLGTASALEFLGPLSVAVIRGRRSGRWWALAAAAGVAALTEPWHGGTDPAGILLALGAAACWAAYILLTQRAGNAVSGLQALAVSMPVAAVATTVFVGPAVVAHLDWQLLLVGAGLALLMPVIPFSLELLALRRLKASAFGTLMSLEPAIAVVIGFVVLGQAPGLSAVLGIALVVAAGIGVTLQGAREHEEGTPQQHDGGPLAAEAPAARS
- a CDS encoding MFS transporter, translating into MNTYTTVPSGEQVVQELPWRWKVQGRIFLIGGLGFMFDAWDVTLNGILIPLLSTHWALTPGEVAWVGTSNLIGMALGAFVWGTIADTIGRKKAFTATLLIFSLFTVLGAFSPDFIWFCVFRFMAGFGLGGCIPVDYALVGEFTPRKQRGRVLTAMDGWWPVGAALAGFVSAALVAVFGDWRLTMLVMVLPALLVFWVRRSVPESPLFLIRKGRREEAAKVIDDLVAATGAEARAYSLPDAQEVPRLSAGSAWHQLRLVWQYNWKITAAAWSLFFSILLVYYLSLTWMPRILIGAGFAEYKAFVTTASMAAVGLLGVIVAALLVERVGRKWILAITGPLSALTLVIVAIVVDIPTAAVFWLLVFGFVVQVAIPVLYAYVSELYPTELRGTGFGWASTFSRLGAGFGPLIFANYFWPELGLATSFALAGGLVLLAVLWMAFFSPETKQRRLE
- the purH gene encoding bifunctional phosphoribosylaminoimidazolecarboxamide formyltransferase/IMP cyclohydrolase, whose amino-acid sequence is MSFTQHERVSIDRVPIRRALISVYDKTGLEELAQGLHAAGVKLVSTGSTAKKIAAAGIPVQEVEEVTGSPEMLDGRVKTLHPRVHGGILADRRVAAHMDTLTEMEIEPFDLVVVNLYPFVETVKSGAAQDDVVEQIDIGGPAMVRSAAKNHAAVAIVVDPSFYGQVVTAAAEGGFDLKTRRRLAAKAFAHTASYDNAVATWTASQFLDEDGDGVIDWPAYAGLSLERSEVLRYGENPHQQAALYVDKAAPVGIAQADQLHGKAMSYNNFVDADAALRAAYDFSEPAVAIIKHANPCGVAVGSADAPDPIADAHAKAHACDPVSAFGGVIAANRPITAGMANTVKDIFTEVVIAPGFEPEAVETLSRKKNIRLLTLPEGYGRYPTEFRQVSGGMLVQVSDKVDADGDNPANWTLAAGEAADEKTLADLAFAWTACRAAKSNAILLASNGAAVGIGMGQVNRLDSCRLAVERANTLGVEVESGSASGSDAPGGATNASGSGAPQRARGAVAASDAFFPFADGLQILIDAGVRAVVQPGGSVRDEEVIAAANAAGITMYFTGARHFFH